A region of the Fischerella sp. PCC 9605 genome:
AGGCGATCGCAAAACCAAGTAGACTCAGCAGAAAATACTTGAGTCCCTTAGTAGCGAGTTTGAACAGCAAATTATAGTCATCTGTAAGATTAGTTTTCATGGTTTGTGTCCTCAGTAAACAAAATCTTTGACTACGGTAAAAGGGAGAGACGAATGCAGCAGTCCTACTCAACCTCACCAGGGTTATAAGTGGGAGTGGGAGGATTATCCTCACGAAGCTGAACAGATTTAGGATTACCAACAACGATCGTTAAAATGACTATTGCAATAATTAACAGCAGCCAGGTAGGAAATTTATTTCCTACTTCCCTCACGTCATATGATTCTCGGCAGTGGGGGCAAAAATAGATATTAGGATTGCGAGGATGTTGTTCAAATCGACAAGGAGGAAAAGGGTGGTCTTTGTATTTACAGTTCATAAGAAGTAACCTCTTGTAGACGTTGTTTTGAAAAAAAAAGAGACTAGTCGCGTGTTACTCCACGTAAACTAGTCCCTGGGTTGGTATCCAACTCTCTTTGGACAGTCAGACGATTTATTCATTTTTTTAATATTCACCATCAGTTGTGTTACTGCTTGGTGTCTGAAGGGACAAAACTATAGATTTTTAGGCCGCCTCTAAGATTCTTCGATAAGAGAATGCCACTTTACAGATAAAAAAGCCCTTCTGAAATGTAAGCGTTACATCTCCAAAACCAGTGGTCTGAAAAATGTTCAGCAAGCCGGCTTCTAAGCAATCAATCGCAGTGAGCCGGTTCTCCATTAACACCACACCGCAAGGTTTCAACAGCAGCTGACGTCTCAATATATATGTGTCTATGTCTGCCTTCTGGAATCGAAAATCTTTGTTCGGGTGCCCCACTATTGTAACTAAGAACTCTGGAGACCTACCACCCCTCATCATGCGGCATTCTACAATCAGTGTGCGCGGTATTGAACCTTGATACTCCCTGGGTAGATATGCTTGCAGAGTCCCGAAAAGTCCTTCCAACATGGGGCTACTCTATCTCAATTGTTCAAATCAGGGTTTTAGCCTGACTTGTTATCCAGCATACAATGTAATTTATGAAAAATCAAGTTTTATCATGTTTAATTTTGATCGCAAATGTTATGCTCTCGTAAGAACACTTTAACGGTTCATGTGATTGATTGCCTGATACTGATAACTACACACCGATTTCTAGAATTCGATTAATTGATTGACGTTTTTTGGGTTTGAGGAAAAAGCGGTAGAGCATAACCAACCCTCATTGATTTAATTAGAGAATGACCTTAGTTCTGATTTCCTCAATGTTCCTAGCCGATCTGCCATTAACGTAAGTTCGATTCACCATTGGGTGGTCATCATGGGTAGGCCCAATGTCACTATCTGGGTGGTATGCAACGATATCTAGCGTGTTGTCCTTAGTAAAAAAGCTGTGATGACCTTCGGGTGGAATAATAAATATTTGACCTGGAGTCAAGGGTATTTTAATAACTTCTCCAGTTCCATCTTCATTTTCTGGGACTTCGCAATGTCCCATACCGCTTGTAACTACGCCAATTCTGATGGAAGGATGAGTGTGTCGCGTCTGGCTAATACCAGGTGGAAAGTGTAAGTGGTTAAGACAGGGATCGCCTTTAATTGTTGGTGGAATCAACAGGGAATCAGAGCAACCATCCATGTAACGCAACCTACCTTTTTTCTCAATCGGCCCCCCAACCATGAACATCCCACGGTAGTTCAAACTTGCGATCGCGATTCCGCATCCACCACGAATAGACAAAGGACCAGCAGGGACACAAAAGTACATGCCTTTGGCAAGGGTAAAGGCTAGCTCAAACCCTGCATGATAGGAAATCACATCAGTTTGACCATCAACGACAAACCCAAAATAAGTTCCTTCGTTGCTTAGATTCAAAGTTTCTCCTGTGTATCCCCATCCATATAATCGTGTCGGATGCTTGTCTTCTGACAAATCCACTAGCATCCCATCACCGGAGGAAATTGATAGGAAATGCTTTCTGCCGCCATATAATTCTTCATAAACATAACTTTCCATGACAACACAATCCTTATCGAACATGAATTTGCATGCTTTTTAATTAAAGGCAGTTGGTAAAAATATTGTCAAATAGTCTCAGTGACAACCACCAGTTTTAGCATGAGTCGAATAGTAACAGTATTACCATCATTTCAGCTTAAAAATAATCAAAGATAAATTAAAAAATTCATAAAGATATGTTTATGAATAACATAAAATCATAAGTATATATACTTAAAAATATATAAATAGGTCAATTCATGCTTTATCATGATAAAAAATCCTCACCTTCCACTGTCTCATGAATTTTCAAGACGTTCTCGAGATTGTAGAGTCAGCAGTGTACAAAGCTAAAGGTAGGAGGCTGACTGACCCAGAATTGACTGTACTGCGCGGATCTTGGGAGGGTTTGACTTATGAAAAGATGGCAAAAGGCTCACCCTATAAACCTAACTATCTGAAGGGAGATGTCAGCCATAAGTTTTGGAAGTTGCTTTCAGAGGCTTTGGGAGAAGAAGTCAGCAAAAGAAATTTTCGCGCCGCTCTGCAAAGAACATTGTTAAGTCACAATGCATCTTTGCAAGTCCAGAATATAGACTTGGGTGTGGATGATGCTAACCTTGTGTCTCAACCATCGAGTCAGTCAGAGTTATCCGAGATCGGTTGGTCATCCCAATCTTCATACTTAAATTTCCAAAGTCAAGGTGGGCTAAGCTTCTTTCCTCAAGAACATGAAACGAGTCAAAGCTGCAAAGAGCCTTGTGAACTTGAGAAGAAAATGAGAGCTTGGTTTGAGGCATTGGGCTATGAATTGATACCAGGTGGCAGAAGGCAAGAGGACTATTTTGAGATGATTGTCCATATCCCCAAACGAGGGGGATACGATCGCATCCTGGCACGCGGTGTTGAAGGTGAAGCTAACCTGAACCACCTTGACGGTTTATGTCAAGCAGTAAAAGAGTACAAGCCAAATGAAGGGTGGCTAGTTGCAGATCTTCGTATTAGTCGGGCTGTGCGCGAAGCGATCGCAGAATACAGAGCAACAAAAGAACTTAAATTTAGCCATGCTGCTAGTGAGGCGATCGCAGAGTACAGAAAACAGAGAGAACTGGAACTATTTTGTTACACCTTCGATGAAGTCATAGACGAAGGTGTCAACTTTACACAATATTTTAAATGGTTAGAAGAACAACTGAGGAAGCGGGGCATTAATGACAAAACTTATGTTCCTTTAGCCTGTGTTAAACAAGAAGGAATTAACCCAGTTACAGGAGAACCGATAGTTAGTCGTTATGCTGAGGCAGATGGCTGGATTGATGGCTATATCGATCGCTGGCTAGACGATCCAGACAAAAAACACATATCCGTTCTGGGAGAGTTCGGTACTGGCAAAACCTGGTTTGCATTTCACTATGCTTGGACTGCTTTAAAACGTTATCAGGAAGCAAAGAAACAAGGCACTCCCAGACCAAGATTACCCCTACTTATTCCTCTGCGGGATTATACTAAAGCACTTAATGTAGAGAATGTTCTAGCTTGGTTCTTTTTTTCCATACACAATATCCCCCTCACTAATTTAGTCTTCAAACAACTTAATAGTATGGGCAAGCTCCTGCTCATTTTCGATGGTTTTGATGAAATGGCAGGTAAGGTAGATCGTCGCAAGGTGATTGATAACTTTTGGGAGCTAGCTAAGGTTGTAGAAACAGGAGCCAAGGTTATTCTCACCTGCCGTGCTGAGCATCTTCCTAAGATAGAAAAAGGTCGCTCTCTCCTGAATGCAGCTTTATTAGATTCTATTGAAACAGAACAGCCAACCTCTACCAGGAAACTAGGCCCTCAATTTGAGGTACTAGAACTACAAATACTCAGTAACGGACAAATTCGTCAAATGCTTCGCTCTCGTCTCCAAGATAAAACTCAAGGAGAAAGGGACGCGATCGTAGAACAGGTCACAAGAAATCATAAACTCTTGGATTTAGCTAGACGACCTGTGATGATTGATTTGATCCTGGATGCGCTGCCTAAAATTGAGGCAGATCAGCCAGTAGATCTGTCTCACATCTATTTATTAGCTGTTCGAGAGAAGATGGCTCGGGATATCAAAGCAGAGCGCACGTTTACTTCTCCAGCGGACAAGCTTTATTTCCTCTGCGAACTGTCTTGGGAAATGTTCGTCACCGATCAAATGCAGCTGAACTATCGAAACTTCCCTGACAGGATTCGCCGATTGTTTGGTTCTATTGTACAGGAGCCAGAAGAGATCGATCATTGGAGCTATGACATGATGGGTCAGTCTATGTTGACTCGAAATGCAGATGGTGACTACGAGCTAGCTCATCGCTCCTTCCTAGAGTTTTTTATCGCTTATAAACTTGCTGCACAATTGGGAGTTTTAGCTTCTGACTTTGTCGATTTGGCAACAGAGTCGTTACATATAGACAAAAATGCTCCTCCTCAAGCATATACTTGGTTTTCTTATTTTCAACGTCAAGTAGACGAACAAGGTAAAGTCATACCCATTGCACCACTCAAAGAATTTTCTACTGTATCGCTAAACCGTTTATTTAATGCTTTCAGACTAGGAGAACTAACAAACAGACAAAGAGACTTAACAAAGGCTGTACTCGATTTACTCGAACATATGCTTGACCGCTCGAAAACCGCTGCTGAGCGTCTGATGGCGGTAATTAAAGCTACACGAGGCAAAGCGGAAAAGGAAGTCGGTTATCTTGCTGGATATGCTGTAACACTTCTTTTGCAAATCGATCCAGAGGCTCTAGCGGGTCAAGATTTAAGCCATACTGTTATTCAAGGTGCTGATTTAACCAATGCCAACCTTCAAAATACGAACCTTACGGGTGCTTATTTAGATGATTCTCTTTTTAAAGAACCCTTCGGCAGTATTTTATCAGTTGCTTTTAGTGGAGAGTTTTTTGCGATCGGTTCTTCTAATGGCGAAATTTGCCTTTTTCAGGGACAAAGACGTTCTATCTGTAAAGGACATAACCACTGGGTTCGCTCGATCGCCTTTAGTCCTGATGGTCAAAGATTTGCCAGTGGAAGTGACGACCAAGCTGTGAAGATCTGGGATATCAAAACTGGTAAGTTCTTCCATACACTAGAAGGACATACTAGTTGCGTACGTTCAGTCACCTTTAGTCATGATGGCAAGCTACTTGCTAGTGGTAGTGAAGATGGAACCATAAAAATATGGAATGTCAATACTGGTGAGTATTTAAAGACCTTAACAGGACATGTTGGTAAGATTTGGTCAGTAGCCTTTAGCCCTGTTGGTAGACTGCTTGCCAGTGCTGGTGAGGATAAAACCATCAAACTTTGGGATGTTAACACAGGTAACTGCCTCAAGACTCTAACAGGACATGAGAATTGGGTGAGGGCAGTAGCTTTTAGCCCCGATGGACGGCAAATTGTTAGTGGTGGCGATGACAACACTGTCAGAATCTGGGATATTCGGACAACGAAATGTCGTACAAACTTTCTCGGACATGAAAATTGGGTGAGATCGGTGGCTTTTAGTCCCGATGGGCAAAAAATAGTTAGTGGTAGCGATGACAACACTGTCAGAATCTGGGATGTTCAAACAGGTCTATGCCGCAACATTTTATATGGTCATGATAATCGAGTTTGGTCAGTTGCTTTTAGCTTGAATGGAGAGCAAATTGCTAGTGGTAGTGATGACCAAACTGTGAAAACCTGGGATGCTCAAACTGGTCAATGTCTGAGTACGGTGAGGGGATACTCTAATTGGATTTTGTCAGTTGCTTTCAGTCCCAACAGTAAATACCTTGCCAATGGCAGTGAAGAC
Encoded here:
- a CDS encoding cupin domain-containing protein, which encodes MFDKDCVVMESYVYEELYGGRKHFLSISSGDGMLVDLSEDKHPTRLYGWGYTGETLNLSNEGTYFGFVVDGQTDVISYHAGFELAFTLAKGMYFCVPAGPLSIRGGCGIAIASLNYRGMFMVGGPIEKKGRLRYMDGCSDSLLIPPTIKGDPCLNHLHFPPGISQTRHTHPSIRIGVVTSGMGHCEVPENEDGTGEVIKIPLTPGQIFIIPPEGHHSFFTKDNTLDIVAYHPDSDIGPTHDDHPMVNRTYVNGRSARNIEEIRTKVIL
- a CDS encoding pentapeptide repeat-containing protein, with protein sequence MNFQDVLEIVESAVYKAKGRRLTDPELTVLRGSWEGLTYEKMAKGSPYKPNYLKGDVSHKFWKLLSEALGEEVSKRNFRAALQRTLLSHNASLQVQNIDLGVDDANLVSQPSSQSELSEIGWSSQSSYLNFQSQGGLSFFPQEHETSQSCKEPCELEKKMRAWFEALGYELIPGGRRQEDYFEMIVHIPKRGGYDRILARGVEGEANLNHLDGLCQAVKEYKPNEGWLVADLRISRAVREAIAEYRATKELKFSHAASEAIAEYRKQRELELFCYTFDEVIDEGVNFTQYFKWLEEQLRKRGINDKTYVPLACVKQEGINPVTGEPIVSRYAEADGWIDGYIDRWLDDPDKKHISVLGEFGTGKTWFAFHYAWTALKRYQEAKKQGTPRPRLPLLIPLRDYTKALNVENVLAWFFFSIHNIPLTNLVFKQLNSMGKLLLIFDGFDEMAGKVDRRKVIDNFWELAKVVETGAKVILTCRAEHLPKIEKGRSLLNAALLDSIETEQPTSTRKLGPQFEVLELQILSNGQIRQMLRSRLQDKTQGERDAIVEQVTRNHKLLDLARRPVMIDLILDALPKIEADQPVDLSHIYLLAVREKMARDIKAERTFTSPADKLYFLCELSWEMFVTDQMQLNYRNFPDRIRRLFGSIVQEPEEIDHWSYDMMGQSMLTRNADGDYELAHRSFLEFFIAYKLAAQLGVLASDFVDLATESLHIDKNAPPQAYTWFSYFQRQVDEQGKVIPIAPLKEFSTVSLNRLFNAFRLGELTNRQRDLTKAVLDLLEHMLDRSKTAAERLMAVIKATRGKAEKEVGYLAGYAVTLLLQIDPEALAGQDLSHTVIQGADLTNANLQNTNLTGAYLDDSLFKEPFGSILSVAFSGEFFAIGSSNGEICLFQGQRRSICKGHNHWVRSIAFSPDGQRFASGSDDQAVKIWDIKTGKFFHTLEGHTSCVRSVTFSHDGKLLASGSEDGTIKIWNVNTGEYLKTLTGHVGKIWSVAFSPVGRLLASAGEDKTIKLWDVNTGNCLKTLTGHENWVRAVAFSPDGRQIVSGGDDNTVRIWDIRTTKCRTNFLGHENWVRSVAFSPDGQKIVSGSDDNTVRIWDVQTGLCRNILYGHDNRVWSVAFSLNGEQIASGSDDQTVKTWDAQTGQCLSTVRGYSNWILSVAFSPNSKYLANGSEDKIVRIWNIHTGKIATTLRGHTSRIWSVAFSPDGRLLASGSDDHTIRIWELKHSKSKQCLRVLKDHDHWVRSVAFSPDGQLLASGSDDNTVRIWDIHRGTPPKILRGHGNWVRTVIFSPNGQLLASGSDDRTIRIWDVQTGDTIKILHGHENLVRSIAFSSDGQIVASGSNDCTVKIWEMSKGECIKTITEHNNWVHSVIFSLDGHTLISGSQDGSVHLWNIHEDKLIKSFQEDADEVLSVAFSPDRQLIAAGIHDGMIRLRNMHNDELKPPLSLKIPKPYEGMNITGVIGLTEDQRANLRALGAVELG